From Oreochromis niloticus isolate F11D_XX linkage group LG14, O_niloticus_UMD_NMBU, whole genome shotgun sequence, one genomic window encodes:
- the dhrs12la gene encoding DHRS-12_like_SDR_c-like domain-containing protein, with translation MFIHELHVVLVHGKSWRSETRIARGFRSSTMSLYRNSAWFLKGVTEFTRNAFLSASKRFAEKDLEVSVAGRSFMITGANSGIGKATAMAIAKRGGTIHMVCRNKDKAEEARADIVKETGNKEVYVHILDLSETKKVWEFAEGFKRKYKSLNVLINNAGVIMSQRDLNAEGLEKSFATNVLGVYILTKSLIPLLEKSADPRVITVSSGGMLVQKLRTGNLQSERGRYDSTMVYAQHKRQQVVMTEQLAKTHTNIHFSVMHPGWVDTPAVANAMPDFHQSMKDSLRTPEQGADTVVWLAVSEAAVKNPSGRFYQDRKMVSTHLPLAWTHSSPLEEQKLMSVLEDLAKTFQSH, from the exons ATGTTTATTCACGAGCTACACGTGGTTTTGGTCCACGGTAAAAGCTGGAGAAGTGAGACGCGCATAGCGAGAGGCTTCCGGAGCAGCACCATGTCTCTGTACCGCAACTCCGCCTGGTTCCTGAAGGGAGTGACTGAGTTCACCAG GAATGCCTTCTTATCAGCGTCTAAGCGGTTTGCGGAGAAGGACCTGGAGGTGTCTGTGGCTGGACGTTCCTTTATGATAACAGGAGCCAACAGTGGCATCGGAAAAGCCACTGCCATGGCCATTGCCAAGAGAG GTGGAACGATCCACATGGTGTGCAGGAATAAGGACAAAGCTGAGGAGGCAAGGGCTGATATTGTCAAGGAGACTGGAAATAAA GAGGTCTATGTTCATATCCTCGACCTGTCTGAGACCAAGAAGGTCTGGGAGTTTGCTGAGGGCTTTAAGAGGAAGTACAAGTCTCTCAATGTACTG ATCAATAATGCGGGTGTCATCATGAGCCAGAGGGATCTGAATGCAGAGGGGCTTGAGAAAAGCTTTGCTACTAATGTCCTGG GGGTTTACATTCTCACCAAGAGTCTCATTCCACTGCTGGAGAAGAGTGCGGACCCCAGAGTG ATCACAGTGTCATCAGGTGGAATGCTGGTGCAGAAGCTCAGGAcaggaaacctgcagtctgagagagGCCGCTACGACAGCACCATGGTCTACGCCCAGCACAAA AGGCAGCAGGTGGTGATGACAGAGCAGCTGGCAAAAACTCACACTAACATCCACTTCTCCGTCATGCATCCTGGCTGGGTGGACACTCCAG CGGTGGCCAATGCTATGCCAGACTTTCATCAATCCATGAAGGACAGCCTGCGGACCCCAGAGCAGGGTGCCGACACAGTGGTATGGCTGGCTGTCTCTGAGGCTGCTGTCAAAAACCCCAGTGGACGTTTTTATCAGG ACCGGAAGATGGTGTCCACCCACCTGCCTTTGGCCTGGACCCACAGCTCCCCTCTGGAGGAACAAAAGTTAATGTCTGTACTGGAGGACTTAGCCAAGACGTTTCAGTCACACTAA